A window from Thermovirga sp. encodes these proteins:
- the dnaA gene encoding chromosomal replication initiator protein DnaA, whose amino-acid sequence MVILSSLSIQKGREVSPLHENTDRVWREILEIAEENLPKGATDIWLKTCLPTSLEGKVLTLDVPNVFVREQIQSRFIEKLTALAVQKDLAEKIILEVGGGAKKDEIKRAERISRETERPRNGLNPDYQFDSFVVGKSNRLAHAASLAVAESPGIAYNPLFFWGGVGLGKTHLLHAIGNFVARHNEGIKISYISSEKFINEFILSIQNNKTHEFKQKYRGVDVLLIDDIHFLANKESTQEEFFHTFNSLHDAKKQIVLTSDKPPKDIHNIEERLVSRFEWGLVTDIQPPDLETRIAILKKKAALKNYFIPDDVVDFLAQNIPSNIRELEGSLNSVMFFAELNNESVTVENASRWL is encoded by the coding sequence ATGGTAATATTATCTTCGCTGTCGATCCAAAAAGGTCGCGAGGTGAGCCCCTTGCATGAAAATACCGATCGTGTCTGGAGAGAGATCCTCGAGATAGCCGAGGAGAATTTGCCCAAGGGCGCCACGGATATCTGGCTCAAGACATGCCTTCCCACCTCCCTGGAGGGCAAGGTCCTTACGCTGGATGTCCCCAACGTTTTCGTGAGGGAGCAGATCCAGTCGAGGTTCATCGAGAAGCTCACCGCCCTGGCCGTACAGAAGGATCTTGCCGAAAAGATCATCCTCGAGGTTGGAGGCGGCGCCAAGAAGGACGAGATCAAGCGGGCCGAGCGCATCTCCAGGGAAACGGAGAGGCCCAGGAACGGCCTCAACCCTGACTACCAGTTCGACTCCTTCGTGGTGGGCAAGTCCAACCGGCTCGCCCACGCCGCCAGCCTTGCCGTGGCCGAATCACCCGGCATCGCCTACAACCCTCTCTTTTTCTGGGGAGGCGTCGGCCTGGGAAAAACCCACCTCCTTCACGCCATAGGCAACTTCGTCGCCAGGCACAACGAGGGGATAAAGATCTCCTATATCAGTTCCGAGAAGTTCATCAACGAATTCATCCTCTCCATCCAGAACAACAAGACCCATGAATTCAAGCAAAAGTATCGCGGGGTGGACGTCCTGCTCATCGACGACATTCACTTCCTCGCCAACAAGGAGAGCACCCAGGAGGAGTTCTTCCACACCTTCAACAGCCTCCACGACGCCAAGAAGCAGATCGTCCTCACCTCGGACAAGCCGCCCAAGGACATCCACAACATCGAGGAACGCCTGGTCAGCCGTTTCGAGTGGGGGCTGGTCACGGACATACAGCCCCCCGACCTCGAAACCAGGATAGCCATCCTGAAAAAGAAGGCCGCGCTGAAGAACTACTTCATCCCCGACGACGTGGTGGACTTTCTTGCCCAGAACATCCCCAGCAACATCCGCGAGCTGGAGGGTTCCCTGAACAGTGTCATGTTCTTCGCAGAATTGAATAATGAATCCGTCACCGTGGAGAACGCATCGCGATGGCTCA